A genomic region of Planococcus kocurii contains the following coding sequences:
- a CDS encoding MsnO8 family LLM class oxidoreductase, whose product MKLSVLDQVPVTTGNTAAAAMQNAVELAVLADTLGYSRMWMAEHHGSSAFSSSAPEVTAAYLSAKTTNIRIGTGGVMMMHYSPLKLAEVFKTLAALAPGRIDFGVGRAPGGDHSAIYALAQGRRPMTDDMYGKFDTALKLINDEVPEETMYTKTIAAPTHIQLPEAWLLGSSGNSALEAGRMGVGYSFAQFFNGGMTKDILASYRANFRPSAFMDKPEISVSYLVTTAETTEEAEYEALPQDISRLMLMKGRIMPLMTPEEAQNSALTEMDRMQIKESRSIHLVGSAKDVADQLQREQMEYGFEEAMICSIPHSQEKRLAVYQLLAEQLL is encoded by the coding sequence ATGAAACTAAGTGTCTTAGACCAAGTGCCTGTTACGACTGGAAACACAGCCGCAGCAGCGATGCAAAATGCGGTGGAACTTGCGGTTCTTGCCGACACGTTGGGCTACAGCCGGATGTGGATGGCTGAGCATCATGGCTCTAGCGCATTTTCCAGCTCCGCACCCGAAGTCACGGCCGCATACTTAAGTGCCAAAACAACAAACATTCGCATCGGTACAGGCGGTGTGATGATGATGCATTATTCGCCGTTAAAACTGGCAGAAGTCTTTAAAACATTGGCTGCCCTTGCGCCAGGCCGTATCGATTTTGGCGTTGGCCGCGCACCCGGTGGTGACCATAGCGCCATTTACGCGTTGGCTCAAGGACGCCGCCCGATGACTGACGACATGTACGGAAAATTCGACACGGCATTAAAACTGATCAATGACGAAGTACCGGAAGAGACGATGTACACTAAAACCATCGCGGCTCCGACACATATTCAGTTGCCAGAAGCGTGGCTACTCGGTTCAAGTGGCAATAGTGCATTAGAAGCAGGACGTATGGGCGTCGGCTATTCATTTGCCCAGTTTTTCAATGGCGGCATGACGAAAGATATTTTAGCATCTTACCGTGCAAATTTTAGACCGTCAGCGTTTATGGACAAACCCGAAATTTCGGTATCGTATTTAGTGACAACAGCTGAAACGACCGAAGAAGCAGAATACGAAGCATTGCCACAAGACATTTCACGCCTGATGTTGATGAAAGGTCGGATTATGCCTCTTATGACACCCGAAGAGGCACAAAATTCCGCGTTAACTGAAATGGACCGCATGCAGATCAAGGAAAGCCGCAGCATCCATTTAGTCGGTTCCGCCAAAGACGTCGCCGATCAATTGCAGCGCGAGCAAATGGAATATGGTTTTGAAGAAGCCATGATCTGCAGCATTCCGCATTCTCAAGAAAAACGATTGGCTGTTTACCAACTACTGGCAGAGCAATTACTGTAA
- a CDS encoding asparaginase, with amino-acid sequence MLTVDAEHLVDVIRGKMVESEHWGHIAVVNSAGELLYSNGNPEKVVFARSSMKPLQAIPIVETGAADHFQLEPADLSLACASHNGENQHTDRVKKILSKLSLTTDSLKCGTHPPRWQETYEKLMQSGTEITAEYNNCSGKHSGMLATSIHMGESVKDYYKTDHPVQQRILEVISDVTETPVENIEIGIDGCGVPVHGIPLKNLALGFAKMANPTSFPAKRKTAIERVTSAMMKAPEMVGGTNRFCSDFMKVEDGQMFGKAGAEGVYCIGDLKSGLGIALKIEDGAGRATSTVAVEVLHQLNLISEEQNELLNEYHYPNLKNAREEIIGHLQPVFTLKNA; translated from the coding sequence ATGCTAACAGTGGACGCAGAACATCTCGTAGATGTTATTAGAGGCAAGATGGTAGAAAGTGAACATTGGGGACATATTGCGGTAGTAAATAGTGCTGGCGAACTTCTTTATTCTAATGGGAATCCAGAAAAAGTAGTATTTGCAAGGTCTTCAATGAAACCTTTGCAGGCAATTCCCATAGTAGAAACAGGCGCTGCAGATCATTTTCAGTTAGAACCAGCGGACTTATCGTTGGCATGTGCATCCCATAACGGAGAAAATCAGCATACAGACCGAGTAAAAAAGATTTTAAGTAAACTAAGTTTAACTACAGATAGTTTAAAATGTGGTACGCATCCGCCACGCTGGCAAGAAACGTATGAAAAATTGATGCAATCGGGTACAGAGATTACAGCTGAATATAATAATTGTTCAGGTAAACATAGCGGGATGCTGGCAACTTCTATACATATGGGAGAAAGTGTGAAAGATTATTACAAAACGGATCATCCAGTTCAGCAGAGAATACTCGAAGTCATTAGTGACGTTACAGAAACTCCAGTTGAAAATATAGAAATTGGTATTGACGGGTGTGGCGTTCCGGTTCATGGAATTCCGCTTAAAAATCTAGCGCTTGGTTTTGCAAAAATGGCCAATCCAACCTCATTTCCAGCTAAACGAAAAACAGCGATTGAACGAGTTACTTCTGCAATGATGAAAGCGCCAGAAATGGTTGGTGGGACCAATCGGTTTTGTTCAGACTTCATGAAGGTTGAAGATGGGCAAATGTTTGGAAAAGCTGGAGCAGAAGGTGTTTATTGTATTGGAGATCTTAAAAGTGGATTGGGAATAGCACTTAAGATTGAGGATGGGGCGGGACGTGCAACTTCCACTGTCGCGGTTGAAGTTCTGCATCAACTAAATCTGATTTCTGAAGAGCAAAATGAACTTTTAAACGAGTATCACTATCCTAATTTAAAAAACGCTAGAGAAGAAATTATCGGACATTTACAGCCAGTGTTCACGCTGAAAAATGCATAA
- a CDS encoding glutathione ABC transporter substrate-binding protein: MKKSYGLLLSLVLLLIFALAACSSDSKEGADGEGKEQEQATKEGKDIVVAVASTLTSMDPHDTNDTLSGSVQRTIFEGLLGFDEEMNVVPMLAKEYSANDEATEFTFILNEGINFHDGTPFNAEAVKVNFDRLADPDSGLKRHSLYSLIEKTEVVSEYEVKFTLSEPFGAMINTFAHPAGLIHSPKALEEFGKDVATNPVGTGQFKFVEWKPGEGLEVTKNEDYRIEDQPKVDAITFKPVTENGSRIAMLQTGEADFIYPVPTEQADSIDGKNGIEVDSKPSIVVRYMTMNTLKEPYDDLKVRQALDLAVDKEAFIEVVTNGHASVLDSIIAPAVQYYSKQETTKPDIEKAKSLLKEAGLEDGFKAKIWGANNSSAMKAMQFLQQQFAQINVEVEVVPMEAGTLSDKIWSVQDPKEAEIEMYYGGWSPSTGDADWGIRPLLGGAENFPPKSYNVSYYDNPEVNGLIADALETADSDKRAEAYEKVQSVLWNDLPWISLSAENTISGKKNYLTGIYLLPDGSLDVRNLEIKQ, from the coding sequence ATGAAAAAAAGTTACGGTTTACTTTTGTCGCTAGTTCTACTACTTATATTTGCTTTGGCAGCTTGTTCAAGTGATTCAAAAGAAGGCGCTGATGGTGAAGGAAAAGAACAAGAGCAAGCAACAAAAGAAGGGAAGGATATTGTAGTAGCAGTGGCTAGTACACTCACAAGTATGGATCCGCATGATACGAATGATACATTGTCTGGTTCTGTTCAAAGAACAATTTTCGAAGGACTTCTTGGGTTTGATGAAGAGATGAACGTCGTTCCAATGTTAGCAAAAGAATATTCCGCAAACGATGAAGCAACTGAATTTACGTTCATTTTAAATGAAGGCATTAATTTTCATGATGGAACACCTTTTAATGCAGAAGCAGTAAAAGTAAACTTTGATCGTTTAGCAGATCCTGATAGTGGTCTGAAAAGACATAGCCTTTATAGTTTAATTGAAAAAACTGAAGTTGTTAGTGAGTATGAAGTGAAATTCACATTATCAGAGCCATTTGGTGCCATGATCAATACATTTGCACATCCAGCTGGATTGATTCATAGCCCTAAAGCTTTGGAAGAGTTTGGTAAAGATGTTGCTACAAATCCGGTAGGAACAGGTCAATTTAAGTTTGTTGAATGGAAACCAGGGGAAGGTTTGGAAGTTACTAAAAATGAAGATTATCGAATAGAAGATCAACCAAAAGTTGATGCGATTACGTTTAAACCAGTTACAGAGAACGGATCAAGAATTGCTATGTTGCAAACAGGTGAAGCGGACTTTATTTACCCAGTGCCAACAGAGCAGGCTGATAGCATAGACGGAAAAAATGGAATTGAAGTAGATAGTAAGCCTTCTATCGTTGTCCGTTATATGACAATGAATACATTAAAAGAACCGTACGACGATCTTAAAGTACGACAAGCTTTAGATTTAGCTGTTGATAAAGAAGCATTTATCGAAGTTGTGACAAATGGACATGCAAGTGTATTAGATTCTATTATTGCCCCTGCTGTTCAATATTATTCTAAACAAGAAACTACAAAACCCGATATTGAAAAAGCTAAGAGTTTACTAAAAGAAGCAGGACTTGAAGATGGTTTTAAAGCTAAAATATGGGGTGCAAATAACTCTAGTGCCATGAAGGCAATGCAATTTTTACAACAACAATTTGCGCAGATAAATGTTGAAGTTGAAGTTGTACCAATGGAAGCAGGAACGCTTTCTGATAAAATTTGGTCTGTACAAGATCCAAAAGAAGCGGAAATTGAAATGTATTATGGTGGTTGGTCTCCATCCACTGGAGATGCAGATTGGGGAATTCGCCCACTTCTAGGAGGAGCAGAAAACTTCCCACCGAAATCTTATAACGTTTCTTACTATGATAATCCAGAAGTAAATGGATTGATCGCAGATGCATTAGAAACAGCAGATTCAGACAAGCGCGCAGAAGCATACGAAAAAGTTCAAAGTGTATTATGGAATGATCTTCCATGGATCAGTTTATCAGCAGAAAACACAATTTCTGGTAAGAAAAATTATTTAACAGGCATCTATTTATTACCTGATGGTTCACTGGATGTTAGGAATCTTGAAATCAAGCAATAA
- a CDS encoding DUF4085 family protein — MKYFTKDWYDEMQVSGFLVLHDSEKDWEEEVEYYRKEGKDLRELNLRNLADMRESLLRYLPETFYPYIHDGTLVTEYPTPELRTLVNRWERNYERRMEELDNRYKQHFESIKAELPPAAVELMENGLHDAVVLSVEKPSEDQLVLTLDCSGGFHYFTDIRVTFEEVTYSDIPLDFKGAWWLYDEIYKTDDGFELHTLFDSPMIETVIRARNVKIELLKLPLMRRLKKWLRKR, encoded by the coding sequence ATGAAATACTTCACGAAGGATTGGTATGACGAAATGCAGGTTTCGGGTTTTCTTGTATTGCATGACTCGGAAAAGGATTGGGAAGAAGAGGTGGAATATTACCGTAAGGAAGGAAAGGATTTACGGGAATTGAACTTGCGCAATCTGGCCGATATGCGGGAAAGTTTGCTGCGCTACTTACCGGAGACGTTTTATCCATATATCCATGACGGTACACTAGTGACAGAATACCCGACTCCAGAACTGCGCACACTCGTTAATCGGTGGGAGCGGAACTACGAGCGGCGTATGGAGGAGCTTGATAACCGGTATAAGCAACATTTCGAATCGATCAAAGCGGAGCTCCCGCCAGCTGCAGTCGAACTGATGGAGAATGGCCTGCATGATGCCGTCGTTCTTTCTGTTGAAAAACCGTCTGAAGATCAGCTTGTCCTGACGCTCGACTGCAGTGGAGGTTTCCATTATTTCACCGATATCCGTGTCACTTTTGAAGAGGTCACTTATTCGGATATTCCGTTAGATTTTAAAGGGGCATGGTGGTTGTATGATGAAATTTACAAAACGGATGATGGCTTCGAACTTCATACATTGTTTGACTCCCCGATGATTGAGACGGTGATTCGTGCGCGCAATGTGAAAATCGAACTGCTAAAATTGCCGCTAATGCGTCGATTGAAAAAGTGGTTGAGAAAAAGGTAG